One window of the Cryptomeria japonica chromosome 7, Sugi_1.0, whole genome shotgun sequence genome contains the following:
- the LOC131053235 gene encoding nudix hydrolase 2 has protein sequence MAFPSKEDSSANDNAINDVETVLNELRGEEIHQLLKAREDRYDGVEVDVENMHNDVRRFASSLKASLTHWARQGKKGVWIKVAKEQAKLVPVAIEEGFWYHHAEPSYVMLAFWIPETPCTIPDNASHQVGIAAFVYNSKGEVLVVQEKCGPYKDSGLWKMPTGRIKQGEGIKEGAVREVREETGIDTEFIQVVGFRDGHNAPFGKSDLLFVCILKPISFDIVIQDTEISAAKWMAVDEFAAQPKMQQSKLLKDMTGVCVANMEGRCRGFSAIEIPSQKPSVFYCSAIDTV, from the exons ATGGCATTCCCGTCTAAGGAGGATTCCTCTGCCAATGATAATGCCATAAACGACGTTGAAACAGTCTTAAACGAGCTGCGTGGAGAAGAAATACATCAACTGCTGAAAGCAAGAGAAGACAGATACGATGGGGTAGAAGTTGACGTAGAAAATATGCACAACGATGTTCGTCGTTTCGCATCTTCACTCAAGGCATCACTTACTCATTGGGCACGCCAG GGAAAGAAGGGGGTGTGGATCAAAGTAGCCAAGGAACAGGCCAAATTAGTTCCGGTTGCGATTGAG GAAGGATTTTGGTATCACCATGCAGAACCATCATATGTGATGTTAGCGTTTTGGATCCCTGAAACTCCTTGTACTATCCCTGATAATGCTTCACATCAAGTGGGAATCGCAGCTTTTGTATACAACAGCAAAGGAGAG GTTCTCGTAGTTCAGGAAAAGTGTGGACCTTACAAAGATTCAGGACTGTGGAAAATGCCCACAGGAAGGATTAAACAG GGGGAAGGCATTAAAGAAGGGGCTGTAAGAGAAGTTAGAGAAGAAACAGGG ATTGATACAGAATTTATACAAGTGGTCGGCTTCAG GGATGGTCACAATGCCCCTTTTGGAAAATCTGATCTACTTTTCGTGTgtattttgaaaccaatttcttttgacATTGTTATACAAGATACTGAAATTTCAGCAGCAAAG TGGATGGCAGTAGATGAATTCGCAGCTCAACCAAAAATGCAGCAAAGCAAACTTCTCAAGGACATGACCGGCGTTTGCGTTGCCAACATGGAGGGACGATGTAGAGGATTTTCAGCCATTGAAATACCATCGCAGAAACCCTCTGTTTTTTACTGCAGTGCCATTGATACTGTATAA